DNA from Kryptolebias marmoratus isolate JLee-2015 linkage group LG8, ASM164957v2, whole genome shotgun sequence:
GCCAGAGAGcgcagaaaataaacaagcttCAGTCTCATATATCAGAGCAAACAAAACCTGCGTTTCAGTTTCTTTCCTAAGATGGTGTCCAAACAGTGGATATTTATAGATTCTAATTAGAAAGTGGATATGAGACGCTGTAGCCCATCAGCTCTAAATATAGAGTATTTCTTATGTGCGACTGTGCAGCATTTCAATGTAAATTATTGTCATGATGACTATAAATTTGTCAGTGAAGAACTAGTTATATATTGTTCTTTCAAGACCTGCAGTGCATGTATCGTTCATGTACCTGTGGTTGACTATCTCCACTGTGCCATACTGCTCTATCCATAGTTTGCCCAGGATGATGTTATGTACGCAGCAGTAAGGATTACTCCATGTGTACACTTCATTGTgcctgaaggagaggaaggaggggaTGGAGTAAAGATTGTATGAAGTTGtggaaggaataaaaaaaaaggaaaaattagttgaacaaagacttttacaaaaaaatctacaaagaaacacaaacatctcaGTGTCTCACTTGAGTAGTTCTAGTGTGATTGTTCCTCTCGGCTCTGCCTCAACACTCTTGCCCCAGAACTTGAGTTTCGGGTAAATGGAGCCGTGGAAGACGAAGTCCCCAGCGAGGCTCTCTGCGTGGAAGGCACTGACTGGAGGGTGATGGGATACCTGCTCTGACACCAACCGGAAACCCTGTTCTTCTCTGCAGAAAGtcatataaaagaaaattaattatcATCTGTGGAGAGGCCTTAACAAGAGATGCTGGCGGtggtatatgtgtgtgtgtgtgtacctgatGATTTCATAGGTCTCTCCCAGCAGTGGGTTGAACGGTTTTCCAGTTCTGTCCCACTGAGACGCAACTGCTGACACAGCAAAAGCAGCTACAGCCTAAAAACAAGGAATTACAAACCACATTAGCATTTATATATGTGTGAGTGTAGCTACAAGCAGTAAATTAGCATTATTAATATGCTGCACGTTTACTTcagtatttattcttttcttgaGTTGTGTATCTGGTAaatacaatatagttcagtgaGCTAAAGcttcatcaaaataaaacacctggtcttctgatcattttttatatttattatttaagtaAAACCCTTTAACCTGAATACTTTATATAAACATAAGAATGTTAGtgtcaaaaatgttcaaatgtgttcagcaaaattaataataataagattttacagacagatggaaaaaaagacatgtatgagaaagattaaaaagttgaaaataaaaacatgtttatttattctaagTCCACATGAATCGAGGAATCGGTGCGTTCAATGAGACTGTGAAGCAGAGATCATTTCGGTGATAAAAGCGAGCGTGGTGCTTTCATGTGTGACTCTTACCTGCATGCGCTCGATGGAGTCAGACAGCGAGCAGGCTCTGTTGATGAGGTAAGTGTGTTCCATGTATTCTGAGATTCTCTGCAAGAAGCTTAAGGGCTCATTGAAGATGATAGGCATTGTGATTTTGGACAgttcctgtaaaaaaacaaacaaacaaaaacattaaactggcTAGCAGAATACACTGTGTGAAATCATTTGAATTCTTAAAAGCTTCTCATTTCAGTTTCACTGAACCACTGGCAAGAAAGTTATTGGTCAAAAGTGAATCcctaaaaagctattttttggTATATATTATTTAGGGAAGAAGTAAATCAGAATGTTTGTTTGACGATTTTAGATAAAATCCTGAAAAGCCAAGCAAGCCACCACACTCCCACAAAAAGATTTCTTTTAGAGtgctgagggttttttttgtttgtttttatattctttaGATGtatcaattaattttttttcatccaatcaCAATGTATGGAGGAGTATGTTACCAACATAACCTGTCACATGtggaaaaagtcaaaagtaacaACTCAGATTTAAGGCCTCTCTTTGTACAGCAAGTCTGAAGCCCTTTTCACAAAATTTCTGTGATATGGCAGCAAAGACGACCCGTTCTTTCACCCTTGCTTAAAATGGGCCGCTGCTTGTGCTGAACCCCATTTCCAGCtctgctctgtgactacctccatGCCAGCTCAGAAGTGTAACAGCAGTGGTTTGACTTCAACCCGCTGTGCCGCCTCATAAGTCACACAAATTACACGGTGGCAGGAAAAGGCATCTTAAGCATCATATGAAAAGGGCTTTTGACTGGGTtataaatcttgttttaatgTATAGTACTGTAGCAGTTAACATGCCCTTACCAGTCCAATACATTTCTTTAAGATACTCCAGATACTGATAGTGCTTCTGGAAAACATGGGTGCTGGTAAAGATGTTCTAAAAAtaaagagaggggaaaaagacAGTAGATGATACAGCAATCCTTTTAGTTTATTAGTAGAACAGAATATGTTACAGGTAAATATGACACGATAAAAGCTACATAGACAAAATAAACTGCCATGTTCTGATGACTGTAGTCAAGTCGATCTGTTTACATAAATGAAAACTGTGTCGCTTTTTCCTAAAGTGGTAATTTCCCACCCTCTATGACATcactgaaaaaagcaaaagtcaaaGCAAACAGCATTAGCCAAATGTTTCCATGTGTGAGTCAGCCATGCCAAGCCCTGAACACAGCAACCAAActgttttactgatttactccagtttccttcaGACAACCGTTTGAAGAACACAACTACCACATGAAATCTGTCAAacacaggttaaaaaaatgactaaataagaacaaatgtcaatttatagACAACATGCAAAttaattatcttaaaaaaaaaaatttgatttcaaCTTTGGCCACAAATACTGTCCTAGCTTAAGAAAGAAACTTGAATTAGTTTTTGTCTAAACCTAATCCAGACACATGCAGCAGCTGGAATGTGGAGCAGGAATGCAGTCATACCTGTGTTTCTTGATGCCATTCTCTTGTGGTACTGATCCATTGTTCTTCTGACTGCTGCAGTCAAACCCCTTTGCATCTTTGAAACTGGCCTCAGACACCCCTTCGTACGACTCGTCTGAATCCAGGCCTGGGGGGAAtacaaaattttttattttttttttaaattctgaaaatTAGCCATTTATCTCCCACAGCCAATGCTCTGTGCAGACATggtaataaaaactaaagtcagATGATTAAGATTTTGCATGCAGCCAGTGCTGGGTTGAATATTAAGCTTTTATCTGCAGCAACAGGCTCTTACAGATATCTGCTTCAAAGTGCGAACTGCTTTGCATCGGATCAGGAACTTTTGAATAGCAAATGTTATTGATTGTCTGAAACAGCTGACATTGACTAAACTCTTCACTAAAACAACAGGCGGAAGTTCCAAATTTATATTCATCACTCCAAAGTTAAGGACATAAAATATGCAAGAAAATTAACTAATAAAATAGCAATAAATTGTCATAATGCAGTCATATAATATAATAACAGCTTTCCTTACATTCCAAGTACATTCTATATTTTTCTGTGGCAcatttgaatgtttatttttaggtgAGGCTTTTTACATTATagatttcaaacaaatatttactcCTGAATGTTGCTGTCAATGTTGACCAACTGTTTGCCCGAAATTACGCCACAGGGTGGAGTGAAGAGAAAAAGGTAGGGCCTCAATGTTAGCTTAAAATAGACTGAAAAGTTCACTGTTTGGCCATTTTTCAACAAGTTTAAGGTGcgttttctttaaatgtcatCACAGCCTGACCCACTTGAGTTTCCTGTCAACATGCTCTCTGCATCTCTTTACGCTGATTTGACTTGATTGAGGAAGAGCAGAAATGATGTAATGATCACATTCTGTTTACAAAAAAGGTCAAtgctttaaacacagaaaatcaaagGAAGGCAGCAAGAAGAGCAAAAGGATTATGTAGAGTAGCACCATGTCCAAGAGGAGACCCAGTGTCTTAGAGGCCACCTGATGTTGACTGCAGTGAACTCTTTCTTTAAATACTGATAACTGATGAGTAATCCAGGTTTCCATCAGCCTTATATGAGTatgatgacaaaaataataacaaaaagacaggtGGAGAAATATACAGAACTGCATCTTTTTCCACACAAAGTAATTAGCTAAAGCGTGTTTTTTTAGAGGCACTCATCACAGAGCATCCCAGGAGTTTACTTTGTGACCTCTTGTCTTTTCCAAACctcacctcctcttccttcctatttgaactaaaaaaaaactaaaaaaaacaaacaaattttatattataattaatctaaaaacctaaaagcttTCTAAACCCAAAGGGAAATTTATTCACTTTagaattcagctttttttgttaattctaaaaaacaaaacagaacacagaGTTACGAAGCATAAAACGTTCCAGGTGTTGTTGGTTGACCGGCACCGACCTCTGAATTATTTAATTGATCATCCAACTGAAACTAATCAGGTTCCACTGAACTATATTATACTTCAATAACAGGCAACTCGAATTACCAGCTCAGGGTTATTTGCCTTCAAAAACAAGTTGAAGTTTATATTaatgtctcatttttttctcttaatcGCAGAGTTAAATGCCTGGCAGAAATGTGCTGAGAGAAACTTCTGATGTTAGAGAGAAGCTGAAGTTTGAACGCTTGGATATGAGATGTTCTAACATTTGTGGTCTGATTATACTGTTAGTCTCTTATTTACCTGCTGAATCCAGGTGAACATTAgaactaaaagcaacaaaatatataatattaatCTATCTTGATGGTGTGCTCACAAAACTGACAACGTCACCTGTGGGAAGCAAACATGtcagaatgttaaaaaaaaaacaaaaaaaaaacaagcacagatACTCACCTGTGACGGCGTCGTAAAACTCATCCTCATTGTTCATCTTCTAGACTCAAAGCTGAGCAGTTGTTCAGAAGAGAAGTTCAGCTTTTAGCACATGTTTCCTTTGGTGGAGCTCCCAAGGAGTTCTTCTGGAAGGGAGAGCCGGACCCTCGGAGGAGACACCAGGGAAACGGTAAAACCTTTACTGGAAGCAAGGAGGGCTTCCCAAAGTCAGTCTGACGCCAGTTTTAGCTGCGGGTATGACCAGAGACTGAACACACGGGTGGATGTGAGTCTGAGTAAAATCAGCTTCTCAGTTGACAAACGGCACGCTGACGTCTGTAACTTGAGAGTTCAATTTTTTTGGCTTTGCTGACCAAGGAAAATTGTaacctgtaaaaacaaaaacaaacagaagaaacattataactacaataaatacaaataattttttaaccaaaactaGCACGAAGAGAAGAATTTGCTACAGCGCTGTAATGAAATGGTCAGATTAAAAATGAGGCAAACTGCTGAAGGTCACGCTCCGCTATCTAAGACTTGAGGTAAAAATCTGCTTAGTTTAAGCAACAATTCTGTCCATCACAAGCTAATGAATACAAACAGTTATTTTCAAGGCTAGTAGTTACATATTCAAGACACCACTGCAATCAGCATTTATCCGGTACAATATCTCCACAGAGTTTACATTCATGACCCGACATGAGCTCaaattctttcttttcaaaGTCACTTTAAATTTTGACAGATCAATCAGGCATAAACAAGAACAACGTGCCCTCAGAGGAGTTAAACACACTCTGTAGCCTAAATGTATACAACTGTCTAAAACAGGTGGCATGTTTCCTGAATGTCACTGAAGGTGGTTGGCGTGGAGCCGGTGGTAGTAAATGCTGTTTGAACCATCACATAATgcaaataaaggcctagcattccttgaaggaatgcatatcacccgccgcctgtCATGAcaattttaaaccaagatcatcttatgatgagaagggatggtGTTATAGCTGTTTAGGTCAAATATTGCAAATTTTGTTGTGTGCGATCTCATGTAATATAACGAGATCTCACAGGATCTGTTAGAACATCCTGAATTGGCtggactccaaaggttattgacttgcagatgtacatccaaaaatcactttctgagagtttcactgaaatacaTCCAGGgtttcacgagatattttgctaacagacaggctcagttgactccaataggtGATGGCAAGTTGTACGCAAAGCTGTTGCGCAATGTGTGGCATTCAGAGTACGTGTTTGGAACGACTTAGCTACAGAtgcaccaagttttagctcaatatctgtaaaattggctgtgATGTAACAGTTATTGTGTTGgttaaagtcagttagctgtggcagccatcttgaatggggttgattTTGAAAACTAAACAGCTGTAGGtttacatgcaatgattactttctgagagtttaaataaaatccattcattggttcatgaatttttttttttttggccaacgctacagacaaacatttacacaaacacacaaaaacattatcgccacTTTGACTCTGGGCGATAATAAGTTGCTCAATGACTGCATCTGATGACATTCTTACAgcttttgaaacaaaacaatatcaagAAACACTGGAAGTTTATTTCTGACGAATGCAGCCGTACCTGTAAGCATGACTGCTGACTTTACTGCATTCGTCACAATGACAGTGAAGAATGTAGTAAGAACTCCTTGGGTCACACATGTAGGATTACCTAGTTTGTTTCACTACTGTAATAAACACAATAGATCTTATTATAAGGAAACCAATTTGACAGCCAGGAAACACAAAGTTAATACAGTAACTGTTGACTTTAGTGGCCTGACAGCATCAGAGCTGAGTGAAGAACAAAGAAGACTAATAGgtcaaaaacatgtcagaggAAGAAGCGCTCTTGTATCTATTCTTTCTGGTAACTGCATGAGTTAACAACTTCGAGAAGCTTGTCTAGTAATCTGtaagtttcctgtttctgaatcaaatttaaataattagaaCTTGCTACTTCTGTTTGGTAAAGTGAACCACTGTTGTCATGCTGTTGTAGAaacttattcagttttattatattgcacagaagtttgttttctgtctccttaaaatattcaaacactcttttttcctctcagaccTGACTGTTCTTTTGGTCCATCTTTTGCCTTTCATTGAATAATTTCCTAGAATCATTGACAATCTAAGACTCATCTAGTCATGTAAAAACTTAGACAGCATAGATCATCATCTGCTATTCCATTTAAAAATTATCCTCAAGTAAAATACAGAAACGTGATAAATGATCTACTTTGTCTGAAAATGTGAGCATTAGAATCATCTTACAGTACCTGTCATGCCATCAAATCCTAAGACGTTTTAATTAAGTTGCTCAAATCTGACAGTGAATCACTAAACCTGGGAGCAAA
Protein-coding regions in this window:
- the LOC108233144 gene encoding oxysterol-binding protein-related protein 2, giving the protein MNNEDEFYDAVTGLDSDESYEGVSEASFKDAKGFDCSSQKNNGSVPQENGIKKHRTSLPAPMFSRSTISIWSILKKCIGLELSKITMPIIFNEPLSFLQRISEYMEHTYLINRACSLSDSIERMQAVAAFAVSAVASQWDRTGKPFNPLLGETYEIIREEQGFRLVSEQVSHHPPVSAFHAESLAGDFVFHGSIYPKLKFWGKSVEAEPRGTITLELLKHNEVYTWSNPYCCVHNIILGKLWIEQYGTVEIVNHSTGEKCVLNFKPCGMFGKELHKVEGYIQDKSKKKLRVIYGKWTECMWSVDPQAYEAHKKSEKKGDSKSKKHEELEKTENDEADDMPEVLETVSIVPGSTLLWRIESRPAHSATMYHFTNFAMALNELEPGMEAILAPTDCRFRPDIRAMENGKIDEASREKERLEEKQRAARKERAKHNQEWKTRWFQMGSNPFTGSQEWIYSGGYFNRNYQNLPDIY